A region of Candidatus Poribacteria bacterium DNA encodes the following proteins:
- a CDS encoding cupin domain-containing protein yields MYVQYTDLPAPRSLPEGTTLEYATQDQDCRSLERFALRTLNAGKRTPEIIDESRESFWIIISGEGTMTRGDETTQIQPRDLIITPPGVAHSLTAGDTPVKWFDVAFHSATWEIAADALDDGIGDSHGDHVHGKPALVRGEELPPQEGDSCYRYPHARPHSTLDHWDQNSSEPGARAANHVHDSHEEFWYIHEGSGHVEQNGQIFEVSAGDLIGHAPGVHHTLIAEKEPIRWYCFCMNRWLMPLVKDALVEV; encoded by the coding sequence ATGTACGTTCAGTATACAGACCTACCCGCACCAAGATCGCTACCCGAAGGGACGACGCTTGAATACGCGACACAGGATCAGGACTGTCGTTCTCTTGAACGATTTGCCCTCCGTACCCTCAATGCAGGGAAGCGTACTCCAGAGATTATCGATGAATCGCGTGAATCATTTTGGATTATCATCAGTGGAGAGGGGACGATGACCCGTGGCGATGAAACCACCCAAATCCAACCGCGAGACCTAATCATCACGCCGCCGGGAGTTGCTCATTCACTCACCGCCGGGGATACGCCCGTCAAATGGTTTGACGTTGCGTTTCATTCTGCCACTTGGGAGATTGCCGCGGACGCGTTGGACGATGGTATTGGAGACTCACACGGCGATCATGTCCACGGCAAGCCGGCACTGGTCCGGGGTGAGGAACTGCCACCGCAGGAGGGGGATTCCTGTTACCGGTATCCTCACGCCCGACCGCATTCGACGTTAGATCATTGGGATCAGAATAGCAGTGAGCCGGGAGCACGTGCCGCTAACCATGTCCACGACAGCCATGAGGAGTTTTGGTACATCCACGAAGGTTCGGGGCATGTCGAACAAAACGGGCAAATCTTTGAGGTTTCCGCGGGAGATCTCATCGGACATGCGCCGGGCGTCCATCATACGCTCATCGCTGAGAAGGAGCCGATCCGTTGGTACTGCTTCTGTATGAATCGCTGGCTAATGCCACTTGTCAAAGACGCGCTCGTTGAGGTTTAA